In a genomic window of Nocardia fluminea:
- a CDS encoding PadR family transcriptional regulator — protein MHNQEQREFGHFRRGRGPGPREFGPDRQQFRHGGRHGHGPEFGPGFGPGFGPGFGPGFGRGRGRGGRGRRGDVRAAVLLLLVERPMHGYELIQQIRDRSDDVWRPSPGSIYPALAQLEDEGLVLIEKVAGRKTAQLTDEGKAYVETHREDLGDPWAEVRQDVGAQALDLRGLVGQVMGAVGQVAQVGTAQQAAKAAEVLAETRRALYRILAEDDVTTEGDATPEK, from the coding sequence ATGCATAACCAAGAACAACGAGAATTCGGACACTTCCGGCGCGGTCGCGGACCGGGCCCCCGGGAATTCGGTCCCGACCGGCAGCAGTTCCGGCACGGCGGGCGTCATGGCCACGGTCCCGAGTTCGGACCGGGTTTCGGCCCAGGTTTCGGACCGGGCTTCGGTCCCGGTTTCGGTCGTGGGCGCGGACGCGGCGGTCGTGGCAGGCGCGGCGACGTGCGGGCCGCGGTGCTGCTGCTGCTCGTCGAGCGGCCCATGCACGGCTACGAGCTGATCCAGCAGATCCGTGACCGCAGCGACGATGTCTGGCGTCCCAGCCCCGGGTCCATCTACCCGGCATTGGCCCAGCTCGAGGACGAGGGCCTGGTCCTCATCGAGAAGGTGGCGGGTCGCAAGACCGCACAGCTCACCGACGAGGGCAAGGCCTATGTCGAGACCCATCGTGAGGATCTCGGCGACCCCTGGGCCGAGGTCAGGCAGGACGTCGGCGCCCAGGCGCTGGACCTGCGCGGGCTGGTGGGACAGGTGATGGGCGCGGTCGGTCAGGTGGCCCAGGTCGGTACGGCGCAGCAGGCGGCGAAGGCGGCCGAGGTGCTCGCCGAGACCCGCCGGGCGCTGTACCGAATCCTCGCCGAGGACGATGTCACCACCGAGGGCGACGCAACCCCCGAGAAGTGA